The DNA sequence TCGACCTGGCGGCCGCGCTCGTCTACTACGCGGTGCTGGCGCTGTTCCCCGGGCTGGTGGCGATCATCTCGCTGGTGGGCGTGCTGGGGCAGGGGCCGCAGACCACCCAGACGCTGCTCGACGTCGTCGGCGGCTTCGCGCCCAAGACGGTCACCGACCAGCTGGGGAACGTGATCAACGACCTCCAGGCCAGCCAGGCGGCGGGCCTCGGGCTCGTGGTGGGCCTCCTGGGGGCGCTGTGGTCGGCCTCGGGCTACGTGGGCGCCTTCTCGCGCGCCATGAACCGCATCTACGGCATCACCGAGGGGCGCCCGTTCTGGAAGATGCGCCCGATGCAGCTCTTCGTCACCGTGGTGGCGGTCGTGCTGGTGGTGGCGGCGCTCATCATCCTCGTGGTCTCGGGGCCGGTGGCGGAGTCGATCGGGGACGTCATCGGCCTGGGCTCGGCTGCGCTGACGGTCTGGGGCGTCGCCAAGTGGCCGGTGCTGGCGCTCATCGTCGTCGTCGTCGTCGCGGTGCTGTACCAGATGACGCCCAACATCAAGCGGCCGAAGTGGACGTGGACGAGCGTCGGCGCCGTCGTCGCGATCCTGGTCTGGGCCCTGGCGTCGACGCTGTTCGGCATCTACGTCTCGGGCTTCAGCAACTACAACAAGACGTACGGCAGCTTCGCCGCAGTGATCATCTTCCTGCTGTGGCTGTGGATCACCAACCTCGCGCTGCTGTTCGGCGCCGAGCTCGACGCCGAGCTCGAGCGGGGCCGTGAGCTCCAAGCGGGCATCGAGGCCGAGGAGGACCTCCAGCTGCCGCCGCGCGACACCCGCAAGAGCGACAAGGCGGAGGCCAAGCACGAGCAGGACGTCGCCCTCGGCCGCCAGCTGCGGCTCGCCCACGGCGCTGAGCGAGACGACGACGAGCGCGGCGGCGCCTCGTCGGGCCGCAGCCCGGGGGGTGGCTCGCACGCCGCGGGCAGCGCCCACCCGGGTGGGGTCGCGGTGCCGGACCGGCAGGCCGAGCGCGACGCCGCGGTGCGCCGTGCGGGGGGCACCCCCGTCTGACCCGAGCTGTCCCGAGGTGGCCGTCCCGCTCTGGCGGGGCGGCCACCTCGTCGTTGCGAGACACGCCGCGGCGGTGCTGGCCTGTCGCCTCACGTTCCTCTAACTTCTCTCAAGTCACACGAGTCACACAAGTAGCAGCGATCACGTGAGCACCGCCCGTCACGCAGTCCCCGGCAGGTCCGGGGCCGGCCCGCCAGCCAGATCGGAGCCAGGAATGTCCTCTGCCCCTGCTTCACCGGTGGTCGACCTCGACGTGTGGCGCGAGCGCGCACGCGTCGTCCGCGGCGCCGAGGCCCCGGCTGCCGCGGCGCCCGAAGAGGTGGCCCCCGCCGCTGCGAGCGGTGGCACCGGTTCTGTGCTCCGCATGCCCTCACCTGCGGGCCCCGGTCCTCTGAGCGTCTTCGGCCCCGTGATGGCCTTCGGCCTGGTGCGTCGCCCGGCCCCGGCCGGCGGGCTGCCCGTCCGCCCGCGCGCGGTGCACGCGCCGCAGCTGGAGGCGCTGAGCGCCGACGGTGCCAGCGCTGACGGTGGCCCCGACGCCGCGAGACAGCCGGCCCCCGCCGGGCCGCCTGCTCTGCGCCTGCTGCCCGCCCTGTCCAGCGAGCACGGCACCACGTCCGCGCCGATGCCGCGGCTGCGCGCCGTGCTCGACAGCCGCGGCACCCCCCGGGGTCCCCGCCGCTGAGACCACCACCACCGACCCACCCGCACGACCCAGCTCGACCCAGCTCGACCCAGCACCGCGCAGCAGGCCGGGCCCCGGACACCGGGGTCCGGCCTGGCTGCGTCACGGCGGCGCATCTGGGCCCGGCGCTGCGCGGAGCGGCCCGCGTGCCCCAGACTGCTCCCAGGGTCCGGGCTCGCAGCGGCCGGACTCCGGACGCTCCAGGACGGGGCGGCCTGGGGCACCGCGGTCGCGCGAGCCGACGAGCGGGAGGTCCTGTGGAAGGTGGTCGAGCCGCTGCCTGGGCCGAGCGCTCCGGCGAACCGGCCGTCGGCGAGGGCCCTGGCCCCGCCGCGAGCGCGGGTGGACGAGGCGGCGTCCTGCCGCCGCCCGGCACGACGGGGCTGGACCGTCTGGCGGACCTCGCGGCCCGGCTGGTCGGGGCGCCGTGGGCGCAGGTCTCCCTCGTGCACGACGACGTGCACGAGGTGGTGGCCTCCGCGGCGACGCCCACAGGCTTCGCGCCCCGGCGCGAGGACCGCGCGCAGGACACGCTGTGCGAGCTCGTCGTGCTCGACGACCGGGTCGTGGTGGTGGAGGACGCCGTCAGCGACCCCCGCACCGCCGAGCGCCCCGGGGTCCTCGCCGGGGTGGTGGGCGCCTACCTCGGCGTGCCGCTGGTCCACGAGGGCCGCACCAGCGGCGTGCTGTGCGCGTACGGCCCGGAGCCGCGCCGCTGGGAGCAGCACCAGGTCGACGCGCTCGTGCACCTCGCCGCCAGCGCCGCCGCCGAGCTCGACCTGGAGCGCATCGCCCGCGACGTCGAGCGCAGCCGCCTGCGGGTCCAGCTCGCCGTGGACGCCGCCGGCGTGGGCAGCTGGGACTGGGACCTCGCCACGGGCGCCCTGGAGTGGGACGACCGGCTGCTCGAGCTCTTCGGGGTTGACCGCGACTCCTTCGGCGGGACCATCGAGGCCTTCAGCTCCTACCTCCACGCCGACGACCGCGACCGCGTCTCGGCGGCGCTGCGCCACTCGATCGACACGTGCGGGGACTTCCACGCCGAGTACCGGGTGGTGCGCCCCTGCGGCGAGGTCCGGTGGGTCCAGGCGCGCGGCCGCACCCTGTGCGACCAGGAGGGCCGCGCCGTCCGCGTGGTCGGCGCCGCCTACGACACCACCGACGTCCACGAGGGCGAGGCCCGGGTGGCCCGGGTCCTGGAGAGCATGTCGGCGGCGTTCTACAGCCTCGACACGTCCTTCCGCTTCACCTACGTCAACGCCGAGGCCGAGCGCCTCCTCGGCCGGTCCCGCACCGAGCTGCTGGGCGGGTCGGTCTGGGAGCTGTTCCCCGGCACCGTGGACAGCGGGTTCGAGCGCCACTACCGGGGCGCGCTGGCCAGCGGGCAGCCCTCCTCCTTCGAGGAGCACTACCCGCCGCCCCTGGACGGCTGGTACGAGGTGCGCGTGTGGCCCGTGCCCGACGGGCTGTCCGTGTACTTCCTGGAGATCACCGAGCGCCGCCGCGCCCAGCAGCGCGCCGACGCGTCCGCCGCCCGCCTGGAGCTGCTCGCCCGCACCACCGAGCAGCTCACGGAGGTGCTCGACGGGCGCACCGCCGTCGCCCGGCTCGCGACGCTCGTGGTGCCCGCGCTCGCCGACTGGTCCGTGGTCTCGCTCCTGGAGGACGACGGCGGCCTGCGCGACGTCGGCTGGGCCCACCGCGACCCCGCCCGGCTCGGGCTGGTCGAGCGCTACGCCGACCGGCGCTCCCGCGGCCTGCGCGACAGCTCACCGCTGCTGCGCGCCCTGGCCACCGGTGAGGCGCAGCTGGTCCCCTCCGACGCCGTCACCGCGGTCCGGGAGGCGCTCGGGGACGAGGAGGCCCGGCACCTGGTCGGCGAGCTCGCGCCGGAGGCGCTCTGCGTGCTGCCCCTGACCGCCCACGGCCGCACGCTCGGAGCGCTGTCGCTGTTCTGGGGGAGCGAGCGCGGCGGACCCGGCGTCGACGACCTCGCCACGGCCCGCGAGGTCGCGTCGCGGGCGGGCACGGCGCTGGAGAACGCCCGCCTCTACGAGCGCCAGCGCGACCTCGCCGAGGAGCTGCAGCGCAGCCTGCTCACCGCGCCGCCAGAGCCGGACCACCTCGAGGTGGCGGTCCGCTACCTGCCGGCCGGCGTGGCCGCCCAGGTGGGCGGCGACTGGTACGACGCGTTCCTGCAGCCGGACGGCGCCACCGTCGTCGTCATCGGTGACGTGGTCGGGCACGACTCCGCGGCGGCGGCCGCCATGGGCCAGCTGCGCGGGCTGCTGCGCGGCATCGCCTACACCACGGGCGCGGGGCCCGCCGAGGTGCTGGAGCGCCTCGACGCCGCCATCCCCGGCCTGCTCATGTCCACCACGGCCACCGCGGCCGTGCTGCGCCTGGAGCAGGGTGGCTCCGAGCGCGCTGACCGGACGACGGCCCTGCGCTGGTCCAGCGCCGGCCACCCGCCGCCGTTCGTGCTGCACCCCGACGGCTCGGTGGTCGCCCTCGAGGTCGACGACCCCGACCTGCTGCTCGGCATCGACCCCTCGGTCGTGCGGCAGGAGCGGGTGGAGGTCGTCCGTCGCGGGTGCACGGTGCTCCTCTACTCCGACGGGCTGGTGGAGCGCCGGGGGCAGTCGCTCGACGTGGGGCTGGAGCGGCTGCGCCGGCTGCTCGCCGAGCGCGGCCACCTGCCCCTGCAGGAGCTCTGCGACCAGCTGCTGAGCGAGCTCGTCAGCACCCGGCCGGAGGACGACGTCGCACTGGTCGCGGTGCGCCTGCACCCCGAGGACCAGCCGCGACCCGCCGAGGCCGGCCCCCGCGTGGTCCCGCCCGGGCTCGGCTGAGCCCAGGTCGTCCGGCCGAGCGCCCGACCGGCCTCAGGCGGCGGAGGAGGCCCCCAGCCGCAGCACCACCCGGAACAGCGAGCGGGGGTCCTGCAGCTGCGCGGGCCGCGCCAGCGCAGCACGCGGCACCACGTCGACCCAGCGCACCGCGCGCCGGTGGGGCACGAGCGCCGAGCTGCCGGCGAACGAGTACTCCCCGGTGACCTCCCCCAGGAGCAGGGAGCGTCCCTCCTGGACGGGGACCGCCACCTCGTCGCCGACGGCGACCTCGCCCACCAGCGCCTCCAGCTGGCGCAGCGCCTTGCCCGGGCGCCGCTTCACGCCGGTCTCCTGCGCGCGCTCGGCGAGCAGCGCGCGCAGGCCACCCGGTCCAGCTGCGGGCGCCAGGTCCGCCGGCACGTCGATGCCGCTGCTCGTGTCCAGGCCCACCACACCGCGGTCCACCAGGACGCCGAGGGTGGTGGGGTCGGCGGCACGCACCACCCACAACGCCCGCCCGGGGACGGCGGGGCGCTCGGGCACGTCGTCGGAGCCCGGCCACACGTACTCGAGGTCGGGCGCGAGGCCGGCCTCGAAGCGGGGGCCGTAGTGGTCGGCGTCCTTGCGCAGCAGGTTGGAGCGGTGCGACCGGTGCAGCGCGGCGTCGCCCAGCCAGGACGGCAGCTGGCCGGAGGCAGCCATCTGCTCCTGGGTGGTGCTGGCCGCCTCGGGGGCGAACTCGGCGATGAGCGCCGCGGTGGAGTCGGCGTGGCCGCGTCCGGTCCACTCCTGCACGCAGTCCAGCCCGTAGCGCACCAGCGCGGGGGTGCGCCCCCGCCACATGGCCACCACCGGGTGGCTGCTCCACCCGTACTCGGGCAGCTCCAGCGCCCGGAGCACCTGCAGCACCTCGACGCGCTGCTTGCCCAGGCGCGGCCCGTCCAGCACCGCGGCGCTGCCGGCGAAGCCCGGGAAGGGCAGGAAGGTCTGCACGCCGGATCGGTCCTCGCTGCTGGTGGTGGTGCCGGTGGTGGTGCCGGTGGTGGTGCTGGGAGCGCTGACCGCGGCACCGGTGCTACCACCGGCGCCGCTGCCGCGCGGGCGCTACTGCGCCGGGTGCCCCTCGGGCTCGGCCTCGGCCGGCTCGGACAGGCGGCCCGTCGCGTCCACCACCTGACCGGTCTCGTCGGCGTCGCCGGAGACCACGCGCACCTCGTCCGGCACGGAGTTGACGCCCATCGCCGCGGCGATGTCGGCCTCGGTGACCTCCGGCAGGCCGGCGGTGGGGTCGTCGTCGGTGCCGGTGCCCAGGGGGGTGGCGGCGTCGGTGCTCGTGCGGTCCTGCTGGCTCATCAGCTCTCCTCGCGGGTCTTCTCGTGGGCGTTGCCGGCGGTCTCCTCGAGCGGCGCGTCGACGCCCAGCTCGCGGTCCACCACCACGTGGCGGCCCTGGCTCACCTCGGCGGCGGTGTCGTCGACCCACTTCTGGGGCTGCTCGGGGAAGCCGCGCTCCTCGATCCGCCGCGAGAGCGCCTCGCGCACCACGTCCAGGTCGCCCCCGGCGTGGTCGGCGTGGACCTCGGAGACGATCTGCTGCAGCAGCACCTGGCGGTCGTGCTGGGCCTCGGGGGCGGGTTCCGGCATGTGCCCTGCCTACCACCGGCGAGGGGTGCCGACCACTCCTGTTGAACCACTCCTGGCTCGGCTTGCCGGGGGTGCGGGGCGGTGCTGTGCTGGACCGCGTCCCGGGGCCCGAGACCGCTGGCCCTCCGGGCCACCGCCCTCCGGTCGGTCCCTGGGCGACCGCGCCCGTGCGGCGAACGACGCGAGAGCACAGGAGCCTTCGATGACCGCGTCCGTCGACGCCCCCGCGGCCCGCCCGGAGGGAGCGGGCAGCGCCCGCGAGCAGGCCACCGAGGACCTCCTGCTCCGCGCCTCCACAGCTGGCCCCGCAGAACGCGCCCGCCTGCTCGACGAGGTCGTCGTCCTCAACCTCCCCGTGGCCCGCGCCCTCGCGGCGCGCTTCCGCGACCGCGGTGAGCTGCAGGACGACCTCGTGCAGGTCGCCTCCCTGGCGCTGGTCAAGGCCGCCCAGGGCTACCAGCCCGGCAAGGGGCGCGGGTTCCTGCCCTACGCCGTGCCCACCATCACCGGTGAGCTGCGCCGCCACTTCCGCGACCGGCAGTGGGGCGTGAGGCCCCCGCGCCGGCTCCAGGAGCTGCGGCTGTCACTGGGCGCCGCCGCCGCCGAGCTCACCCAGAAGATCGGGCGCGCGCCCACCGTCCCCCAGCTCGCCGAGCACCTCGGGGTGGACCAGGAGGAGGTCATCGAGGCCCTGGCCGCCGCGCAGGACTACCACCTGGCCTCCCTGGACGCCCCCATGGACGGCGAGGCCGACGGCACGCCGCTCGGCGCCACCCTCGGGGGTGACGACGGAGCCATCGACAGGCTGGTCGACCACGTCAGCGTGGCCCCGCTGCTCGCGTCCCTGCCCGAGCGGGACCGCAGGATCCTGTCGCTGCGGTTCTTCCGCGGGTGGACGCAGAGCCAGATCGCCGCGGACATCGGGGTCACCCAGATGCAGGTCTCCCGGCTCCTCGCCCGCACCCTTGAGCGGCTGCGCACCCAGCTCGAGGACGCCGAGGCCGAGGCCGCCTGAGCGTCAGACCACCCCGTAGAGCCTGTCTCCTGCGTCGCCGAGGCCCGGCACGATGTAGCCGTTCTCGTCCAGGCGCTCGTCCACGGCCGCTGTCACCACGGTGATGGGGGCGTCCGCCCCGAAGGACGACGTCACCACGTCCAGTCCCTCCGGCGCCGCCAGCAGGCACACCGCCGTGACGTCCGTGGCCCCGATCTCGAACAGGTAGCGGATCGCCGCGACCAGCGTGCCGCCGGTGGCGAGCATCGGGTCGAGCACGTAGCACTGCCGGCCCGACAGGTCGTCGGGGAGGCGGTGCGCGTAGGTGCTGGCCTGCAGCGTCTCCTCGTCGCGGACCATGCCGAGGAAGCCCACCTCGGCGGTGGGCAGCAGGCGGGTCATCCCGTCGAGCATGCCCAGCCCTGCGCGCAGGATCGGCACCACGAGCGGCTTGGGGCTGGCCAGCTTGACCCCCGTGGTGGTCGCCACGGGGGTGGAGATCTCCTGCGGCTCCACCCGCGCGCCGCGCGTCGCCTCGTAGGCGAGCAGGGTGACCAGCTCGTCCGCGAGGCGCCGGAACGTCGGCGACTCCGTCTTGGCGTCCCGCAGGACGGTCAGCTTGTGGGCCACCAGGGGGTGGTCGACGACCTGCACGCGCACGGTCGACGACCCTACCCACCCGAGGAGGTCCGTGGACGCGCCGCGTGGGCCTCGCCTGCGGCGCCGGTGTGCGCCACGATGACCTCCATGTCGTACTTCACCGCGGTCCTGGCCTCCGACGGAGACGGCTGGCGCTCCGTCGACCTCGACGTCGAGGACGCCGTGGACGTCGAGGAGCTCGCCGACGAGGTCCGCGCCGCCGTCGACGGCTCCGGCGACGCCCCCGGCCCCCTCCTGGTCGTCCTCGAGCGCGAGGACGACTGGTTCGCCCTCGTCAGGGTGGACGGGGAGGAGCCCCGCGCCTTCGTCTCCGACCTGGCCTCAGCCACCAGCAGCCACTACGGGGAGCTGCTCAGCGTCACCGCCGACTCCCCGGCGCCGCAGCCCGCCCCGCAGGAGGACGAGGAGGAGGACAGCGCCGCCCGCGTGGCCGCGCCGACGTGGGCCGGGGACGCCGACCTCCTGTCCGACCTCGACCTGCCCGGGAGCGAGCTCGCCGACACCGCCGAGTCGCGCGACCCCGCCAGCGCGCTGGTGGCGGTGGGCGAGAAGGTCGGCTTCGTCGACCTCCTCGAGGCGCTGCGCTGACGCGCTCCCCGCTGCACAGCACCACCGGCGACGAGCGCCTGGTCCGGCTCGCGCTGGCCCAGGCGCGCCTCGCGCCGCTGGCCGCCGGTGACGTGCCGATCGGCGCCGTCGTCGTCGACGGCTCCGGAGTGGTGCTCGCCGTCGGCGCCAACGAGCGGGAGGCCACGGGTGACCCGACCGGGCACGCCGAGGTGGTGGCCCTGCGCCGCGCCGCGGCCGCGACCGGGTCCTGGCGGTTGGAGGGCGCGACCCTGGCGGTGACGCTGGAGCCCTGCACGATGTGCGCCGGTGCCCTCGTCCTCGCCCGCGTGGCCCGGGTCGTCTTCGGGGCCTGGGACCCCAAGGCCGGTGCCGTCGGGTCGCTGTGGGACGTCGTGCGGGACCCGCGCCTCAACCACCGTCCCGAGGTGGTCGGCGGGGTGCTCGCGGAGCCGTGCGGAGCCCTCCTGCGCGACTTCTTCGGGGAGCGGCGCACGGACGGGACGGCGGCCGGGTAGTGTGCTCGGCGGTGGCGTGACCGAGCGGCCGAAGGAGCGCGCCTCGAAAGCGCGTGAGGGGAAACTCTCCGTGGGTTCAAATCCCACCGCCACCGCCACGAGGACGGCGGCGCCCGCAGGGGCGCCGCCGTCTCGTCGTCTGCGGGCTCCGCCAGGTCGCGGCGGGTCGGCTCAGCGGCCGCGGACCCCGGCCACCAGGCCCCCCACCACGAGCAGGCCGCCCAGCGCCACCAGGGCCACGGCGGCCACTGCACCCGCGTCCACCCGGACGTCCGCCAGCACGCCCAGGCCCACGAGGACCGCCACGAGCAGGGCCGCCAGGCCCGTGACGAGGCTCGGGACGTGGGGGCCTCCCGGTGTCGGCTCGACGGGCTCCTTGGTCGGCTCCTTGGTCGGCTGCTCGGTCGGCTGCTCGTCACCGGGGGCGGGTGCTGGCAGGGGGAGGGTCTGGTCGGTGCTCATGCTGCGCTCCTGACGATCTCGAGCTGGCCGATGGCGGTGCGGGCGTCCACGACGAGGCGGACCGGCTCGGAGGTGCCGCCCGTCGTCGCCGGCGCTCTCGAGGTGGTGCTCGTGAAGAAGCCGTCGTCGGCGCCGCGGGTGGTCCACCCGGGGCCGCTGGTGACCACCTCGCCGATGACGCCGCTGGTGCGGACCTCCACGTCGGCGCCGGCGGGAACGATCACGCGGGCCTCGCCGAAGCCGTGCCGCAGCTCCACGTCCACGGTGCTGCCCGCCGCGGCGGGGTCGTCGGCCAGGGAGCGCAGGTCGAGGGTGGCCTCACCGGCCCAGGAGGCGTAGCCGCGCTCGGCCTGCGCCGCCGTCAGCGGCCGCCAGCCGATGTCGCCGACGCCCCGCACGTCGGCGCCCGGGGGCACCGCCAGCGCGAGGAGCGCCGTGGCCGCGCCGGCGAACGCCCAGAACCCGAGGCCGTCCCCGCGCCGCCCGGCCAGTCCCGCCACCACCAGCGCCAGGGCCACCACGGCGGTGGCCGCGGCCGCTGCGACGGAGGCGACCTGCGGCGTGGTGAGGACCTGCTGCCCCGTCGACCACGCCGACCAGCCCTGCCCGTCGAGACCGAGCGGCGCCAGCTGCTGCGGCCGGGCCGCCAGCCACGCCGCCGCCCCCACGAGCAGCGCCGCACCGAGCACCGCCGCCGTCGTCCACGCCGGCACCGCCGGGCGCGGCGCGCGCCGCGGTCCGCCGTGGGCGCTGCGCACCGCTGCGCCCACGGGCTGCCCGTCGGGACGGGCACCGCCCGCCGACGCCGGGACCAGCCGCGGCAGCAGCACCACCCCGACCGCCAGCACGACGCCGACGACGACGAGGGCGGCCACGTCGCCGCCGCTGACCACCCGGCCGTCCGCCACCCAGGACCACGGGCTGGGGACCGCCGAGGCCAGCGCCACCAGGCCGAGCGCCAGGACCGCCGAGGCCGACACCTGCCCGCCCACCAGCGCCCGCGCCTCGATGCGCCCCTCGCGGTCCGGGAGCAGCAGCCACGCCGCGGCGTACAGGACCAGGCCGACGCCACCTAGGAGCGCGACGACCACCACCACGACCCGCAGCAGCACGGGGTCGACGCCGAGGCGGTCGGCGGTGCCGGCGGCGACGCCTCCGAGCCACCGCTCGTCGGAGCGGCGCAGGTCCAGGCGCTCGAGCCAGTCCCAGAAGGCTGTGCGAGAGGAGGCGGTGCTCCCGGACGAGCCGCAGCCGGATCCGGGGCTGCCGCCGGTGGCGGAGGTGGGTGTGGAGGTCATGGCGTCGAGCGTGCTCCGCAGCCGGGCCGGGCGGATCCGGGGAGGACCCTGACCCGACCCTGGTCGTGACGACCCCGGCTCGGGGTCGGACCGGGGCGGTCCCAGGGTGGCGCACGCGTGACCTGCGGCGCACGCGCCGCGACGATGGACCGGTGAGCACCACGAGCGCCTCCGCTCCCGCTGCCGGGACGCGCCGTCGGCCTCCGCTGCGCCGTCCGGCCCGTGGCCGCTGGGCGGGCGGGGTGGCCGCGGGCACCGCGCGCCACCTCCACCTGCCTGTCGCCGTGGCCCGGGTGCTCTGGCTGGGGCTGGTCGCCGCTGGAGGGGCCGGGCTCGTGGGGTACGCCCTGCTGTGGGTGCTCGTGCCCGCGGACGGCGAGGGCGTCCCAGCGGGTTCCGGGCGCGGAGCCGTGGAGCGGCTCGCGCGGTGGAGCCCCTCCGGAGGGGCGGGGGCGCAGCTGGTGGTGGGCGCCGTGCTCCTGGCCACGGGCGTCCAGCTGGTCCTGCAGCGCAGCAGCGCGGACACCGCCTCCGGCGTCCTCGTGCCCGTCGCCGCCGGGCTCGCCGGAGCGGTGGTCGCGTGGGGGTCGCTGGAGCCCGCCCGGCGCACCGCCCTCCTCCTGCAGGTG is a window from the Quadrisphaera setariae genome containing:
- a CDS encoding tRNA adenosine deaminase-associated protein produces the protein MSYFTAVLASDGDGWRSVDLDVEDAVDVEELADEVRAAVDGSGDAPGPLLVVLEREDDWFALVRVDGEEPRAFVSDLASATSSHYGELLSVTADSPAPQPAPQEDEEEDSAARVAAPTWAGDADLLSDLDLPGSELADTAESRDPASALVAVGEKVGFVDLLEALR
- the tadA gene encoding tRNA adenosine(34) deaminase TadA is translated as MHSTTGDERLVRLALAQARLAPLAAGDVPIGAVVVDGSGVVLAVGANEREATGDPTGHAEVVALRRAAAATGSWRLEGATLAVTLEPCTMCAGALVLARVARVVFGAWDPKAGAVGSLWDVVRDPRLNHRPEVVGGVLAEPCGALLRDFFGERRTDGTAAG
- a CDS encoding YihY/virulence factor BrkB family protein; its protein translation is MSDVDHARTAEKARTAPAPDDPRKPDDPTDLTKRSWTYVLRKTLREFTGDGCLDLAAALVYYAVLALFPGLVAIISLVGVLGQGPQTTQTLLDVVGGFAPKTVTDQLGNVINDLQASQAAGLGLVVGLLGALWSASGYVGAFSRAMNRIYGITEGRPFWKMRPMQLFVTVVAVVLVVAALIILVVSGPVAESIGDVIGLGSAALTVWGVAKWPVLALIVVVVVAVLYQMTPNIKRPKWTWTSVGAVVAILVWALASTLFGIYVSGFSNYNKTYGSFAAVIIFLLWLWITNLALLFGAELDAELERGRELQAGIEAEEDLQLPPRDTRKSDKAEAKHEQDVALGRQLRLAHGAERDDDERGGASSGRSPGGGSHAAGSAHPGGVAVPDRQAERDAAVRRAGGTPV
- a CDS encoding SpoIIE family protein phosphatase, giving the protein MEGGRAAAWAERSGEPAVGEGPGPAASAGGRGGVLPPPGTTGLDRLADLAARLVGAPWAQVSLVHDDVHEVVASAATPTGFAPRREDRAQDTLCELVVLDDRVVVVEDAVSDPRTAERPGVLAGVVGAYLGVPLVHEGRTSGVLCAYGPEPRRWEQHQVDALVHLAASAAAELDLERIARDVERSRLRVQLAVDAAGVGSWDWDLATGALEWDDRLLELFGVDRDSFGGTIEAFSSYLHADDRDRVSAALRHSIDTCGDFHAEYRVVRPCGEVRWVQARGRTLCDQEGRAVRVVGAAYDTTDVHEGEARVARVLESMSAAFYSLDTSFRFTYVNAEAERLLGRSRTELLGGSVWELFPGTVDSGFERHYRGALASGQPSSFEEHYPPPLDGWYEVRVWPVPDGLSVYFLEITERRRAQQRADASAARLELLARTTEQLTEVLDGRTAVARLATLVVPALADWSVVSLLEDDGGLRDVGWAHRDPARLGLVERYADRRSRGLRDSSPLLRALATGEAQLVPSDAVTAVREALGDEEARHLVGELAPEALCVLPLTAHGRTLGALSLFWGSERGGPGVDDLATAREVASRAGTALENARLYERQRDLAEELQRSLLTAPPEPDHLEVAVRYLPAGVAAQVGGDWYDAFLQPDGATVVVIGDVVGHDSAAAAAMGQLRGLLRGIAYTTGAGPAEVLERLDAAIPGLLMSTTATAAVLRLEQGGSERADRTTALRWSSAGHPPPFVLHPDGSVVALEVDDPDLLLGIDPSVVRQERVEVVRRGCTVLLYSDGLVERRGQSLDVGLERLRRLLAERGHLPLQELCDQLLSELVSTRPEDDVALVAVRLHPEDQPRPAEAGPRVVPPGLG
- a CDS encoding SigB/SigF/SigG family RNA polymerase sigma factor, giving the protein MTASVDAPAARPEGAGSAREQATEDLLLRASTAGPAERARLLDEVVVLNLPVARALAARFRDRGELQDDLVQVASLALVKAAQGYQPGKGRGFLPYAVPTITGELRRHFRDRQWGVRPPRRLQELRLSLGAAAAELTQKIGRAPTVPQLAEHLGVDQEEVIEALAAAQDYHLASLDAPMDGEADGTPLGATLGGDDGAIDRLVDHVSVAPLLASLPERDRRILSLRFFRGWTQSQIAADIGVTQMQVSRLLARTLERLRTQLEDAEAEAA
- a CDS encoding MSMEG_6728 family protein, with the protein product MQTFLPFPGFAGSAAVLDGPRLGKQRVEVLQVLRALELPEYGWSSHPVVAMWRGRTPALVRYGLDCVQEWTGRGHADSTAALIAEFAPEAASTTQEQMAASGQLPSWLGDAALHRSHRSNLLRKDADHYGPRFEAGLAPDLEYVWPGSDDVPERPAVPGRALWVVRAADPTTLGVLVDRGVVGLDTSSGIDVPADLAPAAGPGGLRALLAERAQETGVKRRPGKALRQLEALVGEVAVGDEVAVPVQEGRSLLLGEVTGEYSFAGSSALVPHRRAVRWVDVVPRAALARPAQLQDPRSLFRVVLRLGASSAA
- the upp gene encoding uracil phosphoribosyltransferase produces the protein MRVQVVDHPLVAHKLTVLRDAKTESPTFRRLADELVTLLAYEATRGARVEPQEISTPVATTTGVKLASPKPLVVPILRAGLGMLDGMTRLLPTAEVGFLGMVRDEETLQASTYAHRLPDDLSGRQCYVLDPMLATGGTLVAAIRYLFEIGATDVTAVCLLAAPEGLDVVTSSFGADAPITVVTAAVDERLDENGYIVPGLGDAGDRLYGVV
- a CDS encoding PspC domain-containing protein; translated protein: MTSTPTSATGGSPGSGCGSSGSTASSRTAFWDWLERLDLRRSDERWLGGVAAGTADRLGVDPVLLRVVVVVVALLGGVGLVLYAAAWLLLPDREGRIEARALVGGQVSASAVLALGLVALASAVPSPWSWVADGRVVSGGDVAALVVVGVVLAVGVVLLPRLVPASAGGARPDGQPVGAAVRSAHGGPRRAPRPAVPAWTTAAVLGAALLVGAAAWLAARPQQLAPLGLDGQGWSAWSTGQQVLTTPQVASVAAAAATAVVALALVVAGLAGRRGDGLGFWAFAGAATALLALAVPPGADVRGVGDIGWRPLTAAQAERGYASWAGEATLDLRSLADDPAAAGSTVDVELRHGFGEARVIVPAGADVEVRTSGVIGEVVTSGPGWTTRGADDGFFTSTTSRAPATTGGTSEPVRLVVDARTAIGQLEIVRSAA